GGCTTGGATTTTGCCTAAAATACTTAAGAAAATTATGATAGATCATCCGGGATTGGTTCTTTCCGTAAGGGAAGGGGACGCTCAGGAAACGAAAGAAGCTTTGCTTAGAGGGGAAGTCGATTTGGGGATTCTTACGGGGCCCATGGCGGAGCCCGGGTTAGTGGAAAGGGAATTTCTTTCCGATAGAATCATCGCCGCCGCATCGAAAGAGCACCGGATTTTCAAAAGAAAAAAAATCCGCCTAACGGATCTGAACGAAATCCCGTTCGTTTTCTTTCATCCCGCATCCGCAGTTAGAAGGGCAGTCGAGAAGAAAATTCGGACCTTGGGAAAGAGATTTCGGCCGCGCATTTCCATGGAACTTCGGAGTGTGGAATCGGTGATAAAATCCATAGAGGCCGGTTTAGGAATCGGATTTCTGTCCGAATATTCGCTTAACGATCGCTTGCGAAAGATCGATTTGCCCGAATTAACGGCGGAGAGAAAATTCTTTCTCTGCCACCGTAAGTTCATCCGTCCGGGTCTTTCCTTATTGATGGAAGAAATCGCGGCCGCCGCATCGGATTTTACGAAAAAATGACCCTATAGCGAAGCAATGCGTTTTAAGAATCGCATTTTGAGTATTCCCGCATCACTGAATGCCGGTCTTGGATAAAAAATCCAATATCGATGATTCGATTTTCTCCTTATCGCTTGAAACGTGTTTGGAAGTGAGAACGTGATGGCCTTGCTCTACCGCAACTTTAGTGTTCAAGGGATTCGGATGTTCTCCACCGAATTTAGAAAACGCCTCCAACATCGCTGGAACGCTGGCAACTTTGTCCTGATGGTCCTTGTCTTTATAATAATATATTAATAAAGTCGGACTGTGGATATTTGCAAAGGTCCCGTTCGAAGCTATGAATTTTTTGGCGTTGGATACATGTTGCACCGATGATAAGTATTGATCTTTGTACCAATACTCGTAATACTTTTCTCCGATTCCGTCACCCTCGACTCTAGGAGGCGACTTTCTTATTTTACCGTTGATCATTTCCGCCAAAGAAGTGCCTCCAGGAAGATAAAATAATTTGGCGACCGGTACCGTAAAATCGAAGAAAGGAGATAATAAGATTAACGCGTGAATTTTATCGGGATATTTGGACGCAAGATATGTCGATATTAATCCGCCCATACTGGTCCCAACCAATACGATTTTATCGCCGAGTTTATCCATCATCAGCAGACTTTCTTCGGCAGTCGTCAGATATTCCCGGAAGTCGGTATCTCTATGGTCCTCGTTGTTTGTCCCATGTCCAGGAAGGCGAAGATAGTAAATATTGGCCTTGAGCTTCGCGGCGATTTTATCCATAGATGCTTCTCCTTCGGCACGCGAAGCTCCGAAGCCATGTACATATAGAATGGCCGCCTTCGTTTTTCCCGGGGAAAAGCGTACCAGCTTTTCTTCGTTGCCGGTCCGACCGCCTTTGGCTTGGGTTTCTGCCAATTTCATTCGATAATAGCTGTCGAAGTCTGCGGGTAGAGCGTGCTCTTTATACTGGTACGAGGGTAGAGTCGCGTAATAAACGCCGGTATATGCGGCTACGATAATGAGAACGGTAGCCAAGGAAAATTTAATCGAACGTTTCAAAGATTCTTCCTGGAGAAATATAGTGCACGAAATCTATCTCTATGCCTCAGTAAGGCAAGCGTTTTGCATCGGAACTTTTGCCGATTATGATTCAGAAATATCTGTTTAGGGAGCCGAGCCAAGGGCGGCAGTTAAGTCAGAAGACAGAGGACAGAGGACTGAAGACAGAAGCTGCTCGAAGTTGGAAAAGTAATAGAGGTAGAGGAAAGATCCCCTGTAACGCAGGAATCTTTCTCCAGAACATGGAAACCTTGCTCACCAATGTTCTGTCCTCAGTCTTCCGTCCTCTGAAAGTCCTCTGTGAACCGGAGAGTAGAATTTACTTAAAAAACCCCGCCCTTTGGGTGGGGAGTCTGTTGAAAAAGTTAGCGAGGTTAGTCGGTATTTTTCTCGTAATTGGGATCATTATGTTTAATTGTTATAAAGGCTTTCAGTTAACTTTTGGCGGATCGTTTAAACATACCGAAATCCGCAAAGTTTTGCTATATTATGAGCGGAGCATCTCTCGGACCATTCCAAAGATACTTTTTCTATTCCCTTCGTCATAAATCTATATCCGCGACGAGATCCTTTTATTGCACCAAAGACACCTTCGATCGAGGGGAATCTCTTAGAGTAAATTTTCCGCGATTGCGGATGTCTTAACTTTTTACGCATTTCCATCGTGTAGAAATTGTCCATCTCGTTTGGTTGGTAATTCTTACTTGGACTCAAATGAACATAGTTGTTTTTTAAATTATTAGAATTCACCAAAATGGCTTTAGAGCGATCTTTTGTGCAGAAGTGCTTTAACTTACAACCATTGCAATTCGTTGATCTGTAATCTAAATAACGATTGTCTCCACGAAGAAATCTTTCAGCTTTAAATTTAAGTTCTCTACCTGATGGACAGGTGAATCGGTTGGATTTTCTTTCGTAAGCGAACTTTATAAACTGAGGTCTTCGTTTAGCAGAATCGGGAACCTTCGGTATCCGTCCAGCTTGGAATGGCCTTGTGACTTTTTGATCGGGGCAATAAATATCGAAATCCTTTAAACTCCGAAAGTTGGCTTCACTCGCGTAACCCGCATCCAAGATATATTGAATTTTTCTGAAATCATTGTCTCTTGATTTCAGGGAAAGGTGACAATATTCGACTTTTCGAATCATCTTTTCCGTAAACTTCGTATCTGCTTGCCCCGTTTCCACAGATTGGGAAACAATCATGTTAGATTTGCTATCGACCGCCGCCTGA
The Leptospira inadai serovar Lyme str. 10 genome window above contains:
- a CDS encoding alpha/beta hydrolase, with translation MKRSIKFSLATVLIIVAAYTGVYYATLPSYQYKEHALPADFDSYYRMKLAETQAKGGRTGNEEKLVRFSPGKTKAAILYVHGFGASRAEGEASMDKIAAKLKANIYYLRLPGHGTNNEDHRDTDFREYLTTAEESLLMMDKLGDKIVLVGTSMGGLISTYLASKYPDKIHALILLSPFFDFTVPVAKLFYLPGGTSLAEMINGKIRKSPPRVEGDGIGEKYYEYWYKDQYLSSVQHVSNAKKFIASNGTFANIHSPTLLIYYYKDKDHQDKVASVPAMLEAFSKFGGEHPNPLNTKVAVEQGHHVLTSKHVSSDKEKIESSILDFLSKTGIQ
- a CDS encoding transposase, giving the protein MAKFKNTDPKQLRMYVLNFQELFGEGHPIHSFKKVIDRLDFEDFEKNYQNDETGRPAISPKKVISALFYSILIGNLSMRELCRLSKLRAELIYLLDGEELDHTFISKFRKTHKNEIEDLFSQTVFLGYESGYIDFETVSIDGTKIKANANSDDMGDLEKFETRLKQIEKVSKIKLREWERSADLEQTKLSKKTKDLERKAGKLKEAVEFLKKHKDRRRIHLYERNCDLQKKGNAFIVGYNAQAAVDSKSNMIVSQSVETGQADTKFTEKMIRKVEYCHLSLKSRDNDFRKIQYILDAGYASEANFRSLKDFDIYCPDQKVTRPFQAGRIPKVPDSAKRRPQFIKFAYERKSNRFTCPSGRELKFKAERFLRGDNRYLDYRSTNCNGCKLKHFCTKDRSKAILVNSNNLKNNYVHLSPSKNYQPNEMDNFYTMEMRKKLRHPQSRKIYSKRFPSIEGVFGAIKGSRRGYRFMTKGIEKVSLEWSERCSAHNIAKLCGFRYV
- a CDS encoding LysR family transcriptional regulator — encoded protein: MEFRQIRYFLEIVKIGTFQRAAEGLGLTQPALSRQMALLEREIGKPLMERGSREIRLTYEGEIFLGYADKMNTLWEELKDGMKEPGKELSGTFSISAGGTVSAWILPKILKKIMIDHPGLVLSVREGDAQETKEALLRGEVDLGILTGPMAEPGLVEREFLSDRIIAAASKEHRIFKRKKIRLTDLNEIPFVFFHPASAVRRAVEKKIRTLGKRFRPRISMELRSVESVIKSIEAGLGIGFLSEYSLNDRLRKIDLPELTAERKFFLCHRKFIRPGLSLLMEEIAAAASDFTKK